The DNA segment TGCTTGAAAGCCAGTTGCAACCGGCCGCCCGCGCCCACTGTCATGTAGCCTCCTGGCGCGATGGCGTGTTGCTGCTGGTGGTGACCGATGGCCACTGGGCTACGCGCCTGCGCTATCAGCAGAAACGCCTGCAGCGTCAGTTGCTGGCCCTGGAAGCCTTTGGCAACTTGCAGCGAATTCATTTCAGGGTGCAACCCCCGGTGGCGCCGGCTAAACGCAGTGGGCATGCACCAGAGCTGTCGAGCAATGCGGCCGAGAGCCTGCGCGATACCGCCGAGGGCATCAGCGATCCCAACCTGAGGGCGGCGCTGGAGCGCTTGGCCAGTCATGCACAGGTGAAGGATAAGCGCTGAGGCCTCGAGGTGCCTGTCGTGAGTTTGCTAACCCCCATAAAAAAGGCCACCCGAAGGTGGCCTCAATGAACTAGAGAGTGTTCGAACTTACACGGCCGCAACAGGGCGCATATAAGAGATCGGTGCCGTGCTGGCATCTTCGAAAATGACCACTTCCCAGGCATCAGTTTCAGCGATCAGCTTGCGCAGCAACTGATTGTTCAGCGCGTGTCCGGACTTGAAGCCCTTGAACTCGCCAATCAGGCTGTTGCCCAGCAGATACAGGTCACCGATGGCGTCGAGGATCTTGTGTTTGACGAATTCGTCTTCGTAGCGAAGGCCGTCTTCGTTAAGCACGCCGGTCTCATCGACAACAATGGCGTTCTCGACACTGCCGCCCAACGCGAGGTTGTGCTTGCGCAGGTACTCGATGTCGCGCATGAACCCGAAGGTCCGGGCGCGGCTGACTTCCTTCACGAACGAGGTGCTGGAGAAGTCGACGCTGGCGCTCTGGGTCCGGCCGCTGACGACCGGGTGATCGAAGTCGATCTCAAAGCTCACCTTGAACCCTTCGAAAGGCAGGAAAGTAGCGCGCTTGTCGCCATCTTCCACTGTCACTTCACGCAGGATGCGGATGAACTTCTTGGGCGCGTCCTGTTCTTCCAGGCCGGCCGATTGAATCAGGAATACGAAAGGTCCGGCGCTACCATCCATGATCGGCACTTCCGAGGCGGAGAGCTCGACGTAGGCGTTATCGATGCCCAGGCCCGCCATAGCGGAGAGCAGGTGCTCGACCGTATCGACCTTGACGTCACCGTTGACCAGCGTCGTCGACATGGTTGTCTCGCCGACGTTGGCCGCGCGAGCCGGGATCTCGACCACAGGGTCAAGGTCGGCGCGGCGGAAGACGATGCCGGTATCCACAGGCGCAGGCTTGAGGGTCAGGTAGACCTTCTCACCGGAGTGCAGGCCGACGCCCGTAGCACGGATAATATTCTTCAGGGTGCGTTGTTTAATCATGGCATTGGCCGCTTCAGCGCAAATTGCGAACTGGTATCAACAAAGGCTGGGGATAATAACAGACCCGACCTTTGCTGAATACCAATCACCTTTATACCCCTGATAAATTCCATCAATCAGCCTGACGACGCAGGAAAGCTGGGATGTCCAGATAGTCCAAGTCATCCTGAGGATTGAGTTTAGCGGCTGCTGCGGCGCCCGCATGCGCTTGGTTGCGCATCACGGTCGGACGCTCCAGGTCACGGTAATTGACCGCTGGCTGCTCCTGACGAGCCGGGGCTGGGTTAGAAGCCTCGTACGCCTGTTGAGCGGTCTGCAGGGTGTTGTCGACGACCTTGACCGGTTTCTCGATGCGCGCACCCAGGCCAGTGGCCACTACGGTTACGTGCAGCTCGTCGCGCATGTCCGGGTCGATCACGGTGCCGACCTTGACCATCGCGTGGTCGGAGGCGAAGGCTTCGATGATGCTACCGACGTCGGAGTACTCGCCCAGGGACAGGTCGGGACCGGCGGTGATGTTCACCAGGATACCGCGAGCGCCCTGCAGGTTGACGTCTTCGAGCAGCGGGTTGCGGATTGCAGCCTCGGTGGCCTCACGAGCACGGTTCGGACCGCTGGCGCAGCCAGTACCCATCATGGCCATGCCCATCTCGCCCATCACGGTACGCACGTCGGCGAAGTCGACGTTGATCATGCCCGGACGCTTGATGATGTCGGAGATGCCGCGCACTGCGCCGGCCAGAACGTCGTCAGCCTTGGCGAATGCCGACAGCAGGCTGGCATCCTTGCCCAGGATGGTCAGCAGCTTCTCGTTGGGGATGGTGATCAGCGAGTCGACGCTCTCAGCCAGCATGCGGATGCCTTCATCGGCGATCTGCATACGTTTGCGGCCCTCGAACGGGAACGGGCGAGTCACCACTGCAACGGTGAGGATGCCCATTTCCTTGGCCACTTCGGCGATGATCGGCGCCGCACCGGTACCGGTACCGCCACCCATGCCGGTGGTGATGAACACCATGTTGGTGCCCTGCAGCACCTCGGCGATGCGCTCACGGTCTTCCAGCGCAGCCTGACGGCCGACTTCTGGATTGGCACCGGCACCCAGACCCTTGGTCACGCCGGTACCCAGTTGCAGGATGGTACGCGCGCCAATGTTTTTCAGCGCTTGAGCATCAGTGTTGGCGCAGATGAATTCCACGCCTTCGATGCTGCTCTTGACCATGTGGTTGACGGCGTTGCCGCCGCCACCGCCGACGCCGATCACTTTGATGACCGGACTTTGCGGGACGTTGTCTACGAGCTCGAACATTTTCCCTCTCCTTACAGTTCTCTAGTTGTCGCGCCTACCACTACTGCTTTGAAACTTAGAAGTTGCCCTGGACCCAACGCTTGAATCGCTCAAGCACTGGAGCCTTCGGTTCATCGCCATAGCTGTTGCTGCTGCTGTTGCTATTACCGGTCAGGATCAAGTCCTCGGACTGCTTGAGCAGGCCGTAGGTGAGCAAGCCCACGCCGGTGGAATAGATCGGGTTGCGCACCACGTCGCTCAGGCCCCGAACACTGTGCGGTACGCCCAGGCGTACCGGCATGTGGAAGATTTCCTCGGCCAATTCCACGGCCCCTTCCATCTTCGCGGTGCCGCCAGTGAGAACGATGCCGGCAGGCACCAGGTCCTCGTAGCCGCTGCGGCGCAGTTCGGCCTGGATCAGGGTGAACAGCTCGTCGTAACGAGGCTCCACCACTTCAGCCAGGGCCTGGCGCGACAGTTCGCGCGGCGGACGGTCGCCGACGCTTGGCACTTTGATGGTCTCGCCGGCACCGGCCAGTTTGGCCAGGGCGCAGGCGTAGCGAATCTTGATTTCTTCGGCGTACTGGGTGGGGGTACGCAGGGCCATGGCGATGTCGTTGGTAACCTGGTCGCCAGCGATCGGGATCACCGCGGTGTGACGGATCGCACCCTCGGTGAAGATGGCGATATCCGTGGTACCGCCACCGATGTCGACCAGGCACACGCCCAGCTCTTTCTCGTCATCGGTGAGCACCGAGTAGGCCGAGGCCAACTGCTCAAGGATGATGTCGTCGATTTCCAGGCCGCAGCGGCGTACGCATTTTTCGATGTTCTGCGCGGCGTTGACGGCGCAAGTGACCACGTGGACCTTGGCTTCCAGACGCACGCCGGACATGCCCAGCGGCTCGCGCACGCCTTCCTGGTTGTCGATCACGTAGTCCTGCGGCAGGGTGTGCAGCACGCGCTGGTCAGCCGGGATGGCCACGGCCTGGGCAGCGTCGAGTACCCGCTCAAGGTCGGCAGTGCTGACTTCACGGTCGCGGATGGCGACGATGCCGTGGGAGTTCAGGCTGCGGATGTGATTGCCGGCCACGCCAACGAACGCCGAGTGGATCCGGCAGCCAGCCATCAGCTGGGCCTCTTCCACGGCGCGCTGGATCGACTGCACGGTCGACTCGATGTTCACCACCACACCCTTCTTCAGGCCGCGGGACGGATGAGTACCGATACCGACGATCTCCAGGGTACCGTCTTCGCCGACTTCACCCACCAGCGCCACCACCTTGGAGGTGCCGATGTCCAGCCCGACGATCATTTTGCCGCTATGCGCGTTTGCCATGGTCCTGCCTCTCTCTAATTCTTCGCAACGGCGGGTTGGGCCGTCGTCGGTGCAATCGGTTCCCGCCAGCCAACAGCCAATCCGTTGGCGTAGCGCAGATCAATGCGGGCGATGTTGGTGATCTGCTCTTTGAGTGTCTTGTCGTAAATGGCAATGAAACGGCGCATCTTCTCCACCAGATGGTCGCGCCCCAACAGCAGTTCGATACCGGGGCCGGCGCTACCGGCACCGGTGGTCAGGAACCAACTGCCTCGCTCGCGCAGCTCCAGGCGAGCGATGGAAAAGCCCATGGGGCGCAGCATCTGGCTCAATACCTGATATTGCTGCATGACTTGTTGCTGAGCGCGCTGCGGCCCGAACAGCTGCGGCAGGTGCTCATAGTTGGCCAGCTCACGCGGGGTGAACGCCTGGCCCTGGTTGTTGAGCAAGGCTTCATCGCCCCAGCGCGCCACCGGCAGTTGCTCTTCGAGGCGGATCACCACCTCGTCGGGCCACACCCGGCGTACTTCGGCGTGCGCGATCCAGGGCATCTGCTCAAGCTCGGCGCGCATGGCGCTGAGGTCGACGCTGAAGAAGCTCGCGGCCACGTAGGGGGCGATTCGCTGCTGCACTGCTTGCTGGCTGATGTAGCTCAGATCACCTTGCACAGCGATCTTGGTAATCGGTCGGTCGGCATAAGGCATCAGGCGCACGGCGCCCTCATAAGCGCCAAAGCCGGCAGCCACCAGCAATACCGGCCACAGCAGGCGCTTGAGGCCACCCAGGCTTGGCCGCGGCAGGCGCGCCGATACGGGCTCGTCGGCCACCAGTCGGCTGGCACCTCGCGGCACCGGCTTGCTACGGCCGGTAACGGGTTGCTGCTGACGTATCATCGCGCCTTGCATGCTTGCTTAACCTCGCGTCCCAACGCTTTCGGCCAGGATCGCCAGCACCAATTGCTGGAAGTCCAGACCGGCCGCGCGGGCCGCCATGGGCACCAGGCTATGATCAGTCATGCCCGGTGCGGTGTTGACTTCGAGCAGCCAGAACCGGCCCTGCTCGTCCTGCATCACGTCCAGCCGGCCCCAGCCTTCGATGCCGATGGCATCGCAGGCGCGCGCGGTCAGGTCGATCAGTTCCTGTTCCTTGGCACTGTCCAGGCCGCACGGGATGCGGTACTGGGTGTCATTGGCGATGTACTTGGCGTCGTAGTCGTAGAACACGTGCGGCGTGCCCAGGGCGATCGGCGGCAGCACCTGGCCACGCAATACGGCGATGGTGAACTCCGGGCCGTGGATCCATTGCTCGACCAGGACTTGCGAATCGTACTTGGCGGCGTCTTGCCAGGCGGCGACCAGCTCTTCAACGCTGTTCACCTTGGCCATGCCGATACTTGAGCCTTCATGGGCGGGTTTGACGATCAGCGGGAAGCCCAGTTCCGTACCGGCGGCAACACAATCGTCTTTGCTACCCAACACGGCGTGACGCGGCGTTGGAATACCCAGGCTCTGCCACACCTGCTTGGTGCGCAGCTTGTCCATGGCGAGCGCCGAAGCGAGGATACCGCTGCCGGTGTAGGGAATGCCGAGGCACTCGAGCAGGCCTTGCATGCTGCCGTCTTCACCGCCACGACCGTGGAGAATGATGAAGGCGCGATCGATCTTCTCGCTTTGCAGGCGAGTGAGCAGGTCGTCGCCGACATCGATGGCGACCACGTCGACTCCAGCGCTGGTCAGCGCGTCGATCACTGCGGCGCCTGATTTCAGCGACACCTCACGTTCGGCGCTCTTGCCGCCGTAGAGCACGGCGACGCGGCCGAACGCCTTGACGTCCAGGGTCGAGTGCAGCTTGTCGTAGGCGCTGGTCATTTGGACTTCTCCTGCTTAACTACGGCGCCAGCGAACAGCGGGCTTTTCATCAGTTGCGGGGCCAAGCCACCGATATCACCAGCCCCCTGACAGAGCAGGATGTCGCCGGCGCGCAGCAGCGGCTTGACCAGCGGCGCCAACTCCACACCTCGTTCGATGTAGATCGGATCGAGCTGGCCACGTTGACGAATGCTGTGGCACAGCTGGCGGCTGTCGGCACCGGGAATCGGTTCTTCACCGGCCGGGTAGACCTCCATCAGCAGCAGCACGTTGGCATCGGCCAGCACCTGGACGAAATCGTCGTACAGATCGCGGGTACGGCTGTAGCGGTGTGGTTGGTAGACCATCACCAGACGCCGGCTTGGCCAGCCACCGCGCACCGCCTTGATCACCGCGGCGACTTCAGTCGGGTGGTGACCGTAATCGTCGACCAGCATCACGCTGCCGCCGT comes from the Pseudomonas urmiensis genome and includes:
- the ftsZ gene encoding cell division protein FtsZ; amino-acid sequence: MFELVDNVPQSPVIKVIGVGGGGGNAVNHMVKSSIEGVEFICANTDAQALKNIGARTILQLGTGVTKGLGAGANPEVGRQAALEDRERIAEVLQGTNMVFITTGMGGGTGTGAAPIIAEVAKEMGILTVAVVTRPFPFEGRKRMQIADEGIRMLAESVDSLITIPNEKLLTILGKDASLLSAFAKADDVLAGAVRGISDIIKRPGMINVDFADVRTVMGEMGMAMMGTGCASGPNRAREATEAAIRNPLLEDVNLQGARGILVNITAGPDLSLGEYSDVGSIIEAFASDHAMVKVGTVIDPDMRDELHVTVVATGLGARIEKPVKVVDNTLQTAQQAYEASNPAPARQEQPAVNYRDLERPTVMRNQAHAGAAAAAKLNPQDDLDYLDIPAFLRRQAD
- the lpxC gene encoding UDP-3-O-acyl-N-acetylglucosamine deacetylase, with product MIKQRTLKNIIRATGVGLHSGEKVYLTLKPAPVDTGIVFRRADLDPVVEIPARAANVGETTMSTTLVNGDVKVDTVEHLLSAMAGLGIDNAYVELSASEVPIMDGSAGPFVFLIQSAGLEEQDAPKKFIRILREVTVEDGDKRATFLPFEGFKVSFEIDFDHPVVSGRTQSASVDFSSTSFVKEVSRARTFGFMRDIEYLRKHNLALGGSVENAIVVDETGVLNEDGLRYEDEFVKHKILDAIGDLYLLGNSLIGEFKGFKSGHALNNQLLRKLIAETDAWEVVIFEDASTAPISYMRPVAAV
- a CDS encoding D-alanine--D-alanine ligase, which translates into the protein MTSAYDKLHSTLDVKAFGRVAVLYGGKSAEREVSLKSGAAVIDALTSAGVDVVAIDVGDDLLTRLQSEKIDRAFIILHGRGGEDGSMQGLLECLGIPYTGSGILASALAMDKLRTKQVWQSLGIPTPRHAVLGSKDDCVAAGTELGFPLIVKPAHEGSSIGMAKVNSVEELVAAWQDAAKYDSQVLVEQWIHGPEFTIAVLRGQVLPPIALGTPHVFYDYDAKYIANDTQYRIPCGLDSAKEQELIDLTARACDAIGIEGWGRLDVMQDEQGRFWLLEVNTAPGMTDHSLVPMAARAAGLDFQQLVLAILAESVGTRG
- a CDS encoding DUF721 domain-containing protein translates to MAFKPSPARPPAALLREARPLRLLLNQAERLEHLQRLLESQLQPAARAHCHVASWRDGVLLLVVTDGHWATRLRYQQKRLQRQLLALEAFGNLQRIHFRVQPPVAPAKRSGHAPELSSNAAESLRDTAEGISDPNLRAALERLASHAQVKDKR
- the ftsA gene encoding cell division protein FtsA; this translates as MANAHSGKMIVGLDIGTSKVVALVGEVGEDGTLEIVGIGTHPSRGLKKGVVVNIESTVQSIQRAVEEAQLMAGCRIHSAFVGVAGNHIRSLNSHGIVAIRDREVSTADLERVLDAAQAVAIPADQRVLHTLPQDYVIDNQEGVREPLGMSGVRLEAKVHVVTCAVNAAQNIEKCVRRCGLEIDDIILEQLASAYSVLTDDEKELGVCLVDIGGGTTDIAIFTEGAIRHTAVIPIAGDQVTNDIAMALRTPTQYAEEIKIRYACALAKLAGAGETIKVPSVGDRPPRELSRQALAEVVEPRYDELFTLIQAELRRSGYEDLVPAGIVLTGGTAKMEGAVELAEEIFHMPVRLGVPHSVRGLSDVVRNPIYSTGVGLLTYGLLKQSEDLILTGNSNSSSNSYGDEPKAPVLERFKRWVQGNF
- a CDS encoding cell division protein FtsQ/DivIB, producing the protein MQGAMIRQQQPVTGRSKPVPRGASRLVADEPVSARLPRPSLGGLKRLLWPVLLVAAGFGAYEGAVRLMPYADRPITKIAVQGDLSYISQQAVQQRIAPYVAASFFSVDLSAMRAELEQMPWIAHAEVRRVWPDEVVIRLEEQLPVARWGDEALLNNQGQAFTPRELANYEHLPQLFGPQRAQQQVMQQYQVLSQMLRPMGFSIARLELRERGSWFLTTGAGSAGPGIELLLGRDHLVEKMRRFIAIYDKTLKEQITNIARIDLRYANGLAVGWREPIAPTTAQPAVAKN